One window of Medicago truncatula cultivar Jemalong A17 chromosome 2, MtrunA17r5.0-ANR, whole genome shotgun sequence genomic DNA carries:
- the LOC120578187 gene encoding uncharacterized protein yields MDLILFLVLSLCITCCKVEARREFLQDEQNNFTLSYSLKDFMADKFECVNIYKQPALQHPLLKKHKIQLLPTFAKNIVRSRPSYGKTINDCPLEKVPIYNRRRRHQIITNSSSKLQIDDFQRHSKSSPGYHVSG; encoded by the exons ATGGATCTAATTCTCTTTCTAGTTCTTAGTTTGTGCATAACATGTTGCAAAGTTGAGGCAAGAAGAGAATTTTTACAAGATGAGCAAAATAATTTTACTCTATCATATAGCCTCaag GATTTTATGGCCGATAAATTTGAATGTGTTAATATCTACAAGCAACCTGCTCTACAACACCCTTTACTaaaaaagcacaaaattcag CTTCTCCCAACTTTTGCAAAGAACATAGTGCGAAGTAGACCATCATATGGTAAAACAATCAATGATTGTCCATTGGAAAAAGTGCCTATTTACAACAGGAGAAGAAGACATCAGATTATTACCAATTCAtcttcaaaattacaaattgatgattttcaaAGGCATTCTAAAAGTTCCCCTGGCTATCATGTAAGTGGATAA
- the LOC120578185 gene encoding uncharacterized protein At2g29880, with protein sequence MAKDKGQSVEPRQDTKEVLRWTDDMDQILLNALIEEVHKGNRHDGSFSPEAYSNVVAVLRSNIDPTMTKQHIKNRMKTLKDRFGEAYDLFGSLSGFGWNSTTRRFTAEEVVWQELIRVKPHAAKWKTMQVKHYDVLKVLFGEDRAAGKTSKTNKMRHKQLEKEREKEKEKEKENVDLNDTADDTYMTDQRADI encoded by the exons ATGGCAAAGGATAAAGGTCAAAGTGTAGAACCTAGACAAGATACTAAGGAAGTCTTAAGGTGGACTGATGATATGGatcaaatattattgaatgcTTTGATAGAAGAGGTCCATAAAGGGAATAGGCATGATGGTTCATTTTCACCTGAAGCATACTCCAATGTCGTAGCTGTTTTACGGTCTAACATTGATCCAACCATGACAAAACaacacataaaaaatagaatgaaaacTTTGAAAGATCGTTTTGGTGAAGCGTATGATCTATTTGGTAGCTTAAGCGGGTTTGGATGGAATTCAACAACTAGGAGGTTTACGGCTGAGGAAGTAGTTTGGCAAGAACTTATAaga GTAAAACCACATGCTGCTAAATGGAAAACCATGCAAGTTAAGCATTATGATGTTCTGAAGGTTCTTTTTGGGGAAGACCGAGCAGCGGGAAAAACATCTAAGACTAATAAAATGAGACACAAACAGTTGGAGAAGGAAagggaaaaggaaaaagaaaaagaaaaggaaaacgtTGATCTGAATGACACAGCTGATGATACTTACATGACTGACCAACGTGCTGATATTTGA
- the LOC120578184 gene encoding uncharacterized protein: MSNLDGVEEVSNDEQIEIIDEVDLDEDEMIDVGMPTQMLVLNHAKKDMERRQHIGTVVLLCHAVHALYLNQILSTCMHSRVTYSPQSERRRCELMSYLVHTDKCRDIIRMGPEAFMQLCLKLRGTGIVKDTIKSTVEEKVAKFLHIVGHNVKNRTVSFFFYRSGETVSRHFHTVLHAILALGEEFIVQPSVADVPPQILNNSRFYPFFKDCIGAIDGTHIRVKVPRAQAPRFRGRKEHPTQNVLAACNFNMKFTYVLAGWEGTASDSRILKDALSKEDPLIIP; this comes from the exons ATGTCAAATCTAGATGGTGTTGAAGAAGTAAGCAACGATgaacaaattgaaataatagATGAAGTGGACTTGGATGAAGATGAAATGATTGATGTTGGAATGCCTACTCAAATGCTAGTTTTAAATCATGCTAAAAAAGATATGGAAAGGAGGCAACATATTGGTACTGTTGTCTTATTGTGTCATGCTGTCCATGCATTGTATTTGAATCAAATCTTATCAACATGTATGCATAGTAGAGTCACCTATTCTCCACAAAGTGAGCGTAGACGTTGTGAGTTAATGAGTTATCTAGTGCATACAGATAAGTGTCGGGACATCATACGAATGGGGCCTGAAGCATTCATGCAGCTGTGTCTAAAACTAAGAGGTACGGGTATAGTAAAGGATACTATAAAGTCTACTGTAGAAGAGAAAGTGGCAAAGTTCTTGCATATTGTAGGACATAATGTTAAAAATCGtaccgtttctttcttcttttatcgTTCGGGAGAGACTGTTAGTCGTCACTTTCACACTGTGTTGCATGCCATACTTGCATTAGGGGAAGAATTTATAGTCCAACCATCAGTTGCCGATGTCCCACCACAAATACTAAACAATAGCAGattttatccattttttaag GATTGCATTGGAGCTATAGATGGCACACACATTCGAGTGAAGGTCCCAAGGGCACAAGCCCCTCGTTTTCGTGGAAGAAAAGAGCATCCCACTCAAAATGTATTAGCTGCATGTAATTTCAACATGAAATTCACTTACGTGTTAGCCGGGTGGGAAGGAACAGCATCTGACTCTAGAATATTAAAAGATGCTTTAAGTAAAGAAGACCCTTTAATAATTCCCTAA
- the LOC112419373 gene encoding uncharacterized protein, whose translation MINFAQVPSWFWPSIGVSKYCINNRGPLLPNIWALWGSDLLATIVYVSDQCIALELAGYQSPIYIDVVYANNYYVKRHQLWADLTHMQGCFQGPWIFIGDFNAVLGAHEKRGTRPPPILSCTYFLNWTNANILHHLPTLGVFFTWTNGRFGEENVTLRLDREVCNEEWVNFWCNSACTALVRHQSDHNPLLLSVLVSSVIHAIPLKFYKMWTSHIDCHKLVLENWSKGVRGHDMAKVQAKLRNVKNDFKVWNRSVFGDVDRQVKLAKDEVNRIHHLIDSEGFSDQLYMQDLEAHLVLTKALNYQEQLWKEKVRDQNFVHGDRNTTYFHRVSKIQAVTKTISFLQDGDNVITDPTAIELHILSYFQAIFSMDNNCAQNSLIDEIIPSLVSDDDNQMLLRLPLSGEIKDVVFSLNGDGVPGPEGFGGHFTKLFGTLLGLIWLTRFRNFSGKVGCPLIFILILKVQGAKSMGYYRPIALANFQFKIVTKIVADRLAIITSRIISIEQRGFIRDRNIADCVILASEAINSLDKKQYGGNLAIKVDISKAFDTLDWNFLVMVLNNFGFLNVLINWILSNVRELLSIFHKYSDVSGQRVNNAKSRFFTGNMSVTRKNMIAALLGFSVGIVPFLYLGCPIFQGKPKVIHFRMVTDKIKNKLATWKGSTLSIMGRVQLVKSIIHGMLVYSFHVYFWPRRLLRLLDTWIKNFIWSGDVLTKKVCTVSWSVRCRPWEEGGLNIKPTRLINEALILKLSWDLLAKDSQWSTLFKRRFFSNGLPLSYHVKSSIWSGIKMHIGTVMANSNWIVGTGERIHLWTDNWLGEPLVDLLQIDVAFRGNLIGMVSEAIVNGAPVLPSSITDYGDIKDRLEAIVLPRGQLADALVWPHTASLLSCIPASCSSHVSDVFVAAIVHTLHTIWWARNSLRFTTFSPSLHSSKVRIHSLVASSGNPSKCKCLQSDFAFHDALAVSIHCRTVRDIIIVMWKPPSAPWLKVDTNGSVVGGFAACGGLFRDHLGTFLGAFSCNISIQSVYYAEVLAIILAIEFADQQGWRNIWIEGDSTSALMIFSNYSLVPMLLRNRWHNAITLGIQVISSHIFRDGNCCADKLANLGHSMTGEIWLVTLPNDLKADFFRDRCGLPNYRFP comes from the exons ATGATAAATTTTGCCCAAGTCCCTTCTTGGTTTTGGCCTTCTATAGGGGTTTCGAAATATTGTATTAATAACAGGGGACCGCTCTTACCTAACATTTGGGCTCTTTGGGGAAGTGATTTACTTGCTACTATTGTTTATGTGTCGGACCAATGCATTGCGTTAGAACTTGCTGGATATCAGTCACCTATATatattgatgttgtttatgcTAATAATTATTATGTGAAACGTCACCAACTTTGGGCTGATCTTACACATATGCAAGGTTGTTTTCAAGGGCCGTGGATTTTTATCGGTGATTTTAATGCAGTTTTGGGAGCTCATGAGAAGAGGGGCACGCGTCCACCACCTATTTTATcttgtacatattttttaaattggactAATGCTAATATTCTTCATCACTTGCCTACTTTGGGTGTTTTTTTCACTTGGACTAATGGCAGATTTGGTGAGGAGAATGTCACGCTTAGACTTGATAGGGAAGTTTGTAATGAAGAATGGGTTAATTTTTGGTGTAATTCTGCTTGTACAGCTTTGGTGCGTCACCAATCCGACCACAACCCGCTTTTGTTATCTGTTCTTGTTTCTTCAGTAATACACGCAATTCCTCTCAAGTTTTATAAGATGTGGACTTCTCATATTGATTGTCATAAATTGGTGTTAGAGAACTGGTCTAAAGGTGTTAGGGGGCACGATATGGCCAAGGTCCAAGCTAAGCTCCGTAACGTGAAAAATGATTTCAAAGTTTGGAACCGATCGGTTTTTGGTGATGTCGACAGGCAAGTGAAACTAGCGAAGGACGAAGTAAATCGAATTCATCACTTAATTGACTCCGAAGGTTTCTCTGATCAATTATACATGCAAGATCTTGAGGCGCACTTAGTTTTAACTAAAGCTTTAAACTACCAAGAACAATTGTGGAAAGAAAAGGTCCGTGACCAAAATTTTGTTCATGGTGATCGTAACACTACTTATTTCCACCGAGTATCTAAAATTCAGGCAGTGACAAAAACTATTTCTTTTTTACAGGATGGGGATAATGTTATTACTGATCCCACTGCAATAGAATTGCAtattctttcttattttcagGCAATTTTTAGCATGGACAACAACTGTGCTCAGAATTCTCTAATTGATGAGATCATCCCTTCCTTAGTGTCCGATGATGACAATCAAATGTTGTTGCGCCTTCCCTTGAGTGGGGAGATTAAGGATGTCGTGTTTTCTCTCAATGGTGATGGGGTTCCTGGTCCGGAAGGGTTTGGCGGTCATTTTACCAAACTTTTTGGGACATTGTTGGGGTTGATTTGGTTAACTCGGTTCAGGAATTTTTCAGGGAAGGTAGGCTGCCCGCTaattttcattctaattttGAAGGTTCAAGGTGCTAAATCTATGGGCTACTACAGGCCTATAGCACTTGCAAATTTCCAGTTCAAAATTGTGACCAAGATTGTGGCGGATAGGCTGGCAATTATAACCTCGCGAATCATTTCTATTGAACAACGGGGCTTCATTAGGGACCGCAACATTGCTGATTGCGTGATTCTTGCTTCAGAGGCGATAAATTCCCTTGACAAGAAACAATATGGTGGAAATCTTGCAATAAAGGTTGACATTTCCAAGGCCTTTGACACATTAGATTGGAATTTTTTGGTTATGGTGTTGAATAACTTTGGGTTTTTAAATGTGTTAATTAATTGGATCCTg AGTAATGTCCGTGAACTTCTTAGTATTTTTCACAAATATTCAGACGTGTCTGGTCAGAGGGTAAATAATGCAAAAAGTCGCTTCTTCACAGGCAATATGTCAGTAACTCGGAAAAATATGATTGCTGCTTTGTTGGGTTTCAGTGTTGGGATTGTTCCTTTTTTATATCTTGGCTGTCCTATTTTTCAAGGAAAGCCAAAAGTCATACATTTCAGAATGGTTACAgacaagataaaaaataaattagcaaCTTGGAAAGGAAGCACTCTCTCAATCATGGGTAGGGTGCAGTTGGTTAAATCAATCATCCATGGGATGTTAGTTTACTCCTTCCATGTATATTTTTGGCCCCGTCGTCTATTGCGTTTACTTGACACTTGGATTAAGAATTTTATATGGAGCGGGGACGTCCTTACTAAGAAAGTTTGTACGGTCTCGTGGAGTGTTAGGTGTCGTCCGTGGGAAGAGGGAGGGCTGAATATTAAGCCTACTCGCTTGATTAATGAAGCGCTAATTCTAAAATTGTCGTGGGATTTATTGGCCAAAGACTCACAATGGTCGACTCTCTTCAAGAGGAGGTTTTTCTCTAATGGTCTTCCACTCTCCTATCATGTCAAATCTTCGATTTGGTCGGGCATCAAAATGCATATTGGTACTGTTATGGCAAACTCTAATTGGATTGTAGGCACAGGAGAGCGTATTCATTTGTGGACGGACAATTGGCTTGGTGAGCCCTTGGTTGATTTACTTCAAATTGATGTTGCTTTTCGTGGGAATTTGATAGGTATGGTCTCAGAAGCAATTGTAAATGGGGCGCCGGTGCTGCCTTCATCTATCACCGATTATGGAGACATCAAGGATCGTCTAGAAGCCATTGTGTTGCCTAGAGGGCAGCTTGCTGATGCGCTAGTTTGGCCTCATA CTGCTTCGCTTCTCTCTTGTATTCCGGCGAGTTGCTCTTCCCATGTGTCCGATGTTTTTGTGGCAGCAATCGTGCACACTCTGCACACTATTTGGTGGGCTAGAAATTCTTTGCGTTTTACAACATTTTCGCCATCTTTACATTCATCCAAAGTTCGTATTCACTCTTTGGTTGCATCGTCCGGTAATCCCTCTAAATGTAAGTGTTTGCAATCTGATTTCGCTTTCCATGATGCTTTGGCGGTTTCCATTCATTGCCGCACTGTCAGAGATATTATTATAGTAATGTGGAAGCCCCCATCTGCTCCGTGGCTGAAGGTTGACACAAATGGGTCGGTGGTGGGTGGTTTCGCGGCTTGTGGTGGTCTGTTTCGTGACCACTTAGGTACGTTCCTTGGTGCCTTTTCTTGTAACATTAGTATACAGTCTGTTTATTATGCGGAGGTTCTTGCTATTATTTTAGCTATAGAGTTTGCGGACCAGCAAGGGTGGAGGAATATTTGGATTGAGGGTGATTCAACAAGTGCTCTTATGATTTTTTCGAACTATAGCTTGGTGCCTATGCTGTTGCGTAATAGATGGCATAATGCTATCACCCTTGGAATACAAGTTATTTCTTCTCACATTTTCCGTGATGGCAACTGTTGTGCAGATAAATTAGCTAATTTGGGGCACTCCATGACTGGTGAGATTTGGCTTGTCACACTACCGAATGATCTGAAGGCTGATTTTTTTCGCGATAGATGCGGTCTCCCTAATTACAGATTTCCATAa
- the LOC120578316 gene encoding uncharacterized protein: MIYHGAYAGIVGYDLSVQAKQYSMSYIWIESGSGTQLNSIKVGVGADGFKRTGCYNANCPGFVQVNNNKEYTLGTVMRPTNSIGSTEKVASFIKIKQDRSTGHWWLLIQHESIHVGYWPKELFNHLTLGASKIRFGGQTHASPNTDSPPMGSGRLPKEKFENSSFMGTLQIIDSQYNEVDVKPEDMKPYRDTNSDCYDLIYNGFEGRLYRQAFLYGGPSGRNCGI; encoded by the exons ATGATATATCATGGTGCATACGCGGGAATAGTTGGGTATGATCTATCAGTTCAAGCAAAGCAATACAGCATGTCATACATTTGGATTGAAAGTGGATCAGGAACACAActaaatagcataaaagttggaGTTGGG GCAGATGGTTTTAAACGAACTGGATGTTACAATGCTAATTGTCCGGGTTTTGTGCAAGTCAATAATAACAAAGAATATACTCTTGGAACTGTCATGAGGCCCACTAATTCAATTGGATCAACTGAAAAAGTTGCttcttttatcaaaatcaaacag GATCGATCTACAGGTCATTGGTGGTTACTTATACAACATGAATCAATACATGTTGGATATTGGCCAAAAGAGTTATTCAACCACTTAACTTTAGGAGCATCAAAGATTCGATTTGGAGGTCAAACTCATGCTTCACCCAATACGGATAGTCCCCCAATGGGTAGTGGAAGATTGcctaaagaaaaatttgaaaactcgTCTTTTATGGGAACACTTCAGATTATAGATTCACAATATAATGAAGTTGATGTAAAACCTGAAGACATGAAGCCATATAGAGATACTAATTCAGATTGTTATGACTTGATATACAATGGTTTTGAAGGACGTCTTTATAGGCAAGCTTTTCTTTATGGTGGGCCAAGTGGACGAAATTGTGGTATATGA